In the Longimicrobium sp. genome, one interval contains:
- a CDS encoding DUF2911 domain-containing protein, translating to MKLRTILPAALAALLALPAAAQRESGSFIVRLGNDTVAVEQFVRTPRHLSSHLVSRSPRTVLRRIDADLRADGSVERVVMHSQVLNDPAALPQVITVRLGGDSADVRIARGDTVRNLRVATPNGAWPWIGDSYAFAELALRAVRPMRRDSVALPLISPGAPATTTGTFRRLGRDSVTLLAGAGESRIATDAAGRVLGVASPNSTRKVTVERIAATSAYDVAARFAAAERTGRAMGTLSPRDSVVASVGGANVSVAYGRPARRGRQIAGGVVPWGQVWRTGANNATAFRTDRDLVFGGTRIPAGSYTLYSLPSRDNWLLIVNTQTGQWGTEYHPEQDLARIPAQVRTVTGEPVELFTIRVEPDGQGGALVLSWGDMEVRAPFTVAP from the coding sequence ATGAAACTGCGCACTATTCTTCCCGCCGCGCTCGCCGCGCTGCTGGCCCTTCCCGCCGCCGCACAGCGGGAGAGCGGCAGCTTCATCGTGCGGCTGGGGAACGACACCGTGGCGGTCGAGCAGTTCGTGCGCACGCCGCGCCACCTGAGCAGCCACCTGGTGTCGCGGTCGCCGCGCACCGTGCTGCGCCGCATCGACGCCGACCTGCGCGCCGACGGCTCCGTGGAGCGGGTGGTGATGCACTCGCAGGTGCTGAACGATCCCGCCGCGCTGCCGCAGGTGATCACCGTTCGCCTGGGCGGCGACAGCGCCGACGTGCGCATTGCCCGGGGCGACACCGTGCGCAACCTGCGCGTGGCCACCCCCAACGGCGCCTGGCCGTGGATCGGCGACTCGTACGCGTTCGCGGAGCTCGCACTTCGCGCCGTCCGCCCCATGCGCCGCGACTCGGTGGCGCTGCCGCTGATCTCGCCGGGCGCCCCCGCCACCACCACGGGCACCTTCCGCCGGCTGGGTCGCGACTCCGTGACCCTCCTGGCCGGGGCGGGCGAGTCGCGGATCGCCACGGATGCGGCGGGCCGGGTGCTGGGCGTCGCCAGCCCCAACAGCACGCGGAAGGTCACGGTGGAGCGAATCGCCGCCACCTCCGCGTACGACGTGGCGGCGCGGTTCGCTGCGGCCGAGCGCACCGGCCGGGCGATGGGCACGCTCTCGCCGCGCGACTCCGTCGTGGCCTCCGTCGGCGGCGCGAACGTGTCGGTGGCGTACGGCCGCCCGGCGCGGCGCGGACGGCAGATCGCGGGCGGGGTGGTGCCGTGGGGCCAGGTGTGGCGCACGGGCGCCAACAATGCTACGGCGTTCCGCACGGACCGCGACCTGGTGTTCGGCGGCACGCGCATCCCGGCGGGCAGCTACACCCTCTACTCGCTCCCCAGCCGCGACAACTGGCTGCTGATCGTCAACACGCAGACGGGGCAGTGGGGAACGGAGTACCACCCGGAGCAGGACCTGGCGCGCATTCCCGCGCAGGTGCGCACGGTGACGGGCGAGCCCGTGGAGCTGTTCACCATCCGCGTGGAGCCCGACGGCCAGGGCGGCGCGCTGGTGCTGTCGTGGGGCGACATGGAGGTGCGGGCCCCATTCACCGTGGCGCCGTGA